TTATAGATTATAACAACATAGAATTTTATTGAGGTGATTAATATGTCAGCATTTTTAATTTATGTTTTTGTTACATCTATTACTCCAGGACCGAGCAACTTATTTATTCTTAGTGCTACTAAAGAATATGGATTATCTGGCGCTAAAAAATTTATTACTGGTGTCTTATCGGGGTTTTTACTTTTAGCAATAATCTCTATATTTTGTCTTTTCATATTAGAAGATTTCATTATTCAAATAGAAAATTTTTTAAAGATTTTTGGTTTTCTATACTTAATATATTTAGCATTTAAGACACTTACTTCAGGGAAATATAGCGCAAATAACAAAATACATTCTTCATTTAAGGCAGGTTTTTTACTACAAATATTAAATATGAAATCATTGCTATTCTTTAT
The Staphylococcus kloosii genome window above contains:
- a CDS encoding LysE family translocator, which codes for MSAFLIYVFVTSITPGPSNLFILSATKEYGLSGAKKFITGVLSGFLLLAIISIFCLFILEDFIIQIENFLKIFGFLYLIYLAFKTLTSGKYSANNKIHSSFKAGFLLQILNMKSLLFFITLIGAFIIPSTNVQPLIYIVITVIIGWACLIIWGLLGYYLKEFLNKYNYIFKITMSLLLLYSALSIFI